CGGAGCGTCCGGCATCGTCTTTCGGCGCGACGATACCGTTTTCGCCGTTGTCGGTTTCCGTATCGCGGGCGGCGTCGTGGCGAATGTATGGATCGTCCTCAATCCGGACAAGCTCAGACACTGGGATTGAACACGCAGACATTTCCGTGCGCTGTGTCGTCAGTAGATCATGAAGCCGAAACCCAAGAGCCTGATCGTGTGCGCATCGGGTCCGCACAGAAACACCCGGAAGATCGCCGAGACCATCGCCACTGCGCTCGACGCGGAGGTCACGACACCGGATCTGATAGACCCCGCTCTCATCACGGAGTACGACCTGGTCGGATTCGGATCGGGTATCTACATGGGCAAACATCACCACCAACTCCTCTCGTTCGTGGCGTGCTTGCCGAACGTGAACTGCCATAGGGCATTCGTATTCGCAACCAGCGGATTTGCCGATTCTCCGCTGAATCGATTCTCCCGCTCTCTCACAGTCCCGTTGAACAGCAAGGGCTTCGAGATTTCGGATAGCTTCTCGTGCCGAGCCAAAGACACCTTTTTTCCCTTCGCTCCCTTCGGTGGAATTCGAAAGGGCCATCCGGACGATGTCGATCTGCGGCGCGCTCGACTGTTCGCCGAGCAGTTGAGAACAACGCAGGAGAGCTGGACTTCGATCGGGGATATGCGATGAAGCTAGCCGTAGCGGGTGGAACAGGAACCGTCGGAGTGCATGTCGTCGAGGCCGCTCGTGAACGCGGACACGACGTGGTCGTGCTGTCGCGATCGGCGGGCATAGATCTCGTGAGCGGGTCAGGACTGTCCGACGCATTGTCCGGCATCGATGCGGTGATCGACGTCGCGTCGACACAGACGATCTCGGCAAAAGAATCGACGGCGTTCTTCGCCGCCGTCACCAGCAACCTACTGACGGCCGAGACCGAGGCCGGTGTCGATCATCACCTGCGCTGTCCATCGTGGGAATCGACCGAGCCCCGCACGCGTACTACGCCGGAAAGGTGGACCAGGAAAGGATTGTTCGCGCCGGAACCGTGCCGTGGACGATTCTTCGAGCCACCCAGTTCCACGAATTCGCCGGCCAGATTCGCGCACAGATGTCGTTCGGTCCGGTGAGCATCATCCCGAAGATGGTCTCGCAACCGATCGCCGCACGAGAAGTAGCCGAACGATTGATCGACCTGGCAGAGCAGTCCCCGGCCGGCCGAGTCGCAGACCTCGGTGGACCACGTGAAGAACGTATGGCAGAGATGGTGCGGCGCGACGCACGGGCCATCGGTTCCCGAGGCCTGGTGCTCGAGATTCCAATTCCCGGCGCGTACGGTCGCGCAATGCGAGACGGAACGCTGGTCACCACAACCGATTCGGATCACGGTCGACAGACCTTCGATGAATGGTTGGCCGCCCGGACGGGCTGAGTCGCCTTTGTCGAACTCGAAGTTATGGACGACTTTCATCGATTTTCCGTCCACAACTTCGAGTT
The nucleotide sequence above comes from Rhodococcoides fascians A25f. Encoded proteins:
- a CDS encoding SDR family oxidoreductase → MGIDRAPHAYYAGKVDQERIVRAGTVPWTILRATQFHEFAGQIRAQMSFGPVSIIPKMVSQPIAAREVAERLIDLAEQSPAGRVADLGGPREERMAEMVRRDARAIGSRGLVLEIPIPGAYGRAMRDGTLVTTTDSDHGRQTFDEWLAARTG
- a CDS encoding flavodoxin family protein, giving the protein MKPKPKSLIVCASGPHRNTRKIAETIATALDAEVTTPDLIDPALITEYDLVGFGSGIYMGKHHHQLLSFVACLPNVNCHRAFVFATSGFADSPLNRFSRSLTVPLNSKGFEISDSFSCRAKDTFFPFAPFGGIRKGHPDDVDLRRARLFAEQLRTTQESWTSIGDMR